The following proteins are co-located in the Branchiostoma lanceolatum isolate klBraLanc5 chromosome 16, klBraLanc5.hap2, whole genome shotgun sequence genome:
- the LOC136421424 gene encoding leukocyte cell-derived chemotaxin 1-like, with translation MTSSDEKKVLPSFEIGIGGVSPDEIAIIKKEAQASRLHRLKIPLASVIVILLAVGGTLLGLYLTRGSVVRRSLEFRVDDRELHETVETDKEANTDAFCTESAETGGCAMYDHDEGLKAFKFIGRETCYIMQESDREARQAKRMAKELEEEEEGSMEQARRGRRMKMSLDADRPELPGLSEKLDDFCGDLEPRWAKLTPCDNQDEASGVEMIVPLGGASSVDRVKRGFFISNFTFIRICFIFCF, from the exons ATGACGTCCAGTGACGAGAAGAAAGTTCTGCCCTCCTTTGAAATAGGAATTGGCGGCGTCTCTCCGGATGAGATTGCCATAATCAAG AAAGAAGCACAGGCAAGCAGACTGCATCGCCTGAAGATTCCGCTCGCCTCTGTGATTGTGATCCTGCTGGCGGTCGGTGGCACCCTTCTGGGCCTGTACCTCACCAGAGGCTCTGTTGTCAGG CGCTCGTTGGAATTCCGGGTCGACGACCGGGAGTTGCACGAAACTGTTGAAACCGACAAGGAGGCCAACACCGACGCCTTCTGCACCGAGAGCGCCGAGACGGGGGGCTGTGCCATGTACGACCACGATGAG GGCTTGAAGGCGTTCAAGTTCATCGGCCGAGAAACCTGCTACATCATGCAGGAGTCAGACAGGGAAGCCAGACAGGCAAAGAGAATGGCAAAGGAACTAGAGGAAGAAGAG GAAGGGTCTATGGAGCAAGCCAGGCGCGGCAGACGCATGAAGATGTCCCTGGATGCGGACCGACCTGAACTGCCCGGTCTGAGTGAGAAGCTGGATGATTTCTGCGGAGACCTGGAGCCCCGCTGGGCCAAACTCACCCCATGCGACAACCAGGATGAAGCATCAGGTGTGGAGATGATCGTCCCACTCG GTGGTGCTTCATCTGTTGACCGTGTCAAGCGTGGTTTCTTCATCAGCAACTTCACCTTTATTAGGATCTGCTTCATCTTTTGCTTCTAA